One genomic segment of Rhodohalobacter mucosus includes these proteins:
- a CDS encoding rhomboid family intramembrane serine protease has product MNLTITLIALNVIVSLSALYLDQRIFEKGLLRPYRTLRSQTWYEMITSGFLHANFSHLLVNMFVLFFFGIVIEQTLGPVHFLALYFSSLIISSAPSLIRHRDNPNYATVGASGAVQSVLFSYIFIFPTEKIMLILLPIPIPAWVFGILFVLYSVYEGKRKTGNVNHEAHIAGAFWGVVYMVLFVPNSVDHILTVFGLL; this is encoded by the coding sequence ATGAACCTCACCATTACCCTCATTGCACTGAACGTTATCGTTTCACTGAGTGCGCTCTATCTGGATCAACGAATATTTGAGAAGGGCCTGCTGCGCCCCTATCGCACCCTGCGCAGTCAGACCTGGTACGAAATGATCACATCGGGATTTCTGCATGCCAATTTCAGTCATCTGCTGGTGAATATGTTTGTACTTTTCTTTTTCGGTATTGTGATAGAGCAGACGCTCGGCCCGGTTCATTTTCTGGCCCTTTATTTCAGCTCCCTGATCATATCATCCGCCCCCTCGCTGATCCGCCACCGGGACAATCCAAACTATGCAACCGTTGGAGCTTCGGGAGCCGTACAGAGCGTTCTGTTCAGCTACATATTTATCTTTCCTACTGAGAAGATCATGCTGATTCTGCTTCCGATCCCTATTCCGGCATGGGTGTTCGGGATTCTATTTGTGCTGTACAGCGTATATGAAGGAAAACGGAAAACAGGCAATGTAAATCACGAAGCACATATTGCGGGTGCATTCTGGGGTGTGGTGTATATGGTTCTCTTTGTCCCCAACAGCGTAGATCATATTTTGACGGTATTCGGGCTGCTTTAG
- the serC gene encoding 3-phosphoserine/phosphohydroxythreonine transaminase: MKRVHNFSAGPATLPLSVLMKAQEELLDYRDSGASIIEMSHRSPQYTEVNEQAVTRLKKILGAGDEWHVLFLQGGASSQFMMSAHNFLNSERTANYIDTGTWSAKAIKEAKHYGSVHTSFSGKESGYTHIPSNSELTFTDESVYTHFTSNNTIFGTQFRSEPASGGAPLVCDASSDFLSRSLDLDKYGLIYAGAQKNLGPAGVTVVMIRTSFLERQRPEAIPTILNYKTHTAKLFNTPPVFAVYMVNLVLEWIIEKGGISYFEKINRQKADSLYGEIDKDDFYRGTVEKESRSLMNVTFRMDNEDLEKLFLTEAAKEDLVALKGHRSVGGIRASIYNACPTESVQALVEFMSEFRKKNG, translated from the coding sequence ATGAAACGAGTGCATAACTTTAGTGCAGGCCCGGCAACTCTTCCTCTTTCTGTACTCATGAAAGCACAGGAAGAATTACTGGACTACCGTGACAGCGGCGCGTCCATCATTGAGATGAGCCACCGGAGCCCACAGTACACTGAGGTAAACGAACAGGCGGTAACCAGATTGAAAAAGATTCTCGGTGCCGGCGACGAATGGCACGTGCTGTTTCTTCAGGGTGGTGCTAGTTCACAGTTCATGATGTCCGCCCATAACTTTTTAAACAGTGAGAGGACAGCCAATTATATTGATACAGGCACCTGGTCTGCCAAAGCGATCAAGGAGGCGAAACACTATGGAAGCGTTCATACCTCCTTCTCGGGCAAAGAGAGCGGATACACTCATATTCCGTCCAATTCCGAACTTACTTTCACAGATGAATCCGTTTATACCCACTTTACAAGCAACAATACAATTTTCGGCACCCAGTTCAGATCCGAACCTGCTTCGGGCGGAGCACCACTTGTCTGCGATGCCTCATCCGACTTTTTATCACGGTCACTCGACCTCGACAAGTATGGCCTTATTTACGCCGGAGCTCAAAAAAATCTGGGGCCCGCAGGAGTAACTGTGGTTATGATTCGTACATCCTTCCTGGAACGCCAGCGGCCCGAAGCTATACCCACTATTCTGAATTATAAAACCCACACTGCAAAACTCTTTAATACACCACCCGTTTTTGCCGTATATATGGTAAATCTCGTGCTTGAGTGGATTATCGAAAAGGGAGGGATCAGTTATTTCGAAAAAATAAACCGCCAAAAAGCTGATTCTCTATACGGAGAAATTGATAAAGATGATTTTTACCGTGGAACGGTTGAAAAAGAATCGCGCTCTCTCATGAATGTAACATTCCGAATGGACAATGAAGACCTGGAAAAACTGTTTCTCACAGAAGCAGCAAAAGAGGATCTCGTTGCACTGAAAGGCCACCGCAGCGTGGGAGGTATTCGTGCCAGCATCTACAATGCCTGTCCAACCGAAAGTGTGCAGGCACTGGTGGAATTTATGAGTGAGTTCAGAAAAAAGAACGGATAA
- a CDS encoding DUF1015 domain-containing protein, which translates to MAIIHPFKGWLPRPEHTDEVACVPYDVISTDEAREMAHGKPNSFLHVIRPEIDLPEDVAFNDDRVYEKGAENLKNLLDSNLFYQDQKPAIYIYQLEAGSHTQTGVFTCASVQDYDNDVILKHELTRPDKEDDRTRHILTQSAHAEPVMLTFQDTEDISFQIEKVMITNSPIIEHQGEGGVVHRIWKTHTTADFVEQFSRIAHFYVADGHHRCKSASRVAEQLRNKKGIFPGEGESEYFPVVLFPMKEMQILPYNRLIVKVTDDQWTALENEFILKPSEAEAPGEKGIVCIYYKGTWYEIKLPEAASGATVDSLDAARLQNFVLNPIFGIENPRTDENIRFVGGIRGTAELRQRVDSGKADLAFSMYPTSIQELVDVSDNGELMPPKSTWFEPKIKSGFIVHTF; encoded by the coding sequence ATGGCAATCATTCATCCCTTCAAGGGCTGGCTTCCGCGTCCTGAGCATACCGACGAAGTTGCCTGTGTTCCTTATGACGTGATCAGTACCGACGAAGCCCGTGAAATGGCTCATGGTAAACCAAACAGCTTTCTTCATGTAATCAGGCCGGAAATTGACCTGCCTGAAGATGTCGCCTTTAATGATGACCGTGTATATGAAAAAGGTGCGGAAAATCTGAAAAACTTACTGGATTCAAACCTTTTTTATCAGGATCAAAAACCGGCAATTTATATTTACCAGCTTGAAGCGGGTTCTCATACTCAAACCGGCGTTTTTACCTGCGCTTCCGTTCAGGATTATGATAACGATGTGATTCTGAAACATGAACTAACTCGACCTGACAAGGAGGATGACCGGACTCGTCACATCCTTACACAAAGTGCGCATGCCGAACCTGTGATGCTTACGTTTCAGGACACAGAAGATATTTCCTTTCAGATTGAAAAAGTGATGATTACCAATTCACCAATAATTGAGCATCAGGGTGAAGGCGGAGTAGTGCACAGGATCTGGAAAACCCATACCACAGCCGATTTTGTAGAACAATTTTCCCGCATTGCACATTTTTATGTAGCTGACGGACATCACCGTTGCAAAAGTGCATCAAGAGTGGCCGAACAGCTAAGAAATAAAAAGGGCATTTTTCCCGGCGAAGGTGAGTCGGAATACTTTCCCGTCGTGCTCTTTCCGATGAAGGAAATGCAGATACTGCCATACAACAGGCTTATCGTAAAAGTAACTGACGATCAATGGACAGCGCTCGAAAATGAATTTATCCTGAAACCTTCAGAGGCCGAAGCACCCGGCGAAAAAGGTATCGTTTGTATCTATTATAAGGGAACATGGTATGAAATAAAGCTTCCAGAAGCTGCTTCCGGTGCAACCGTGGATTCATTGGACGCTGCAAGACTGCAGAATTTCGTCCTGAACCCAATTTTCGGGATCGAAAACCCGCGGACAGATGAAAACATCCGTTTTGTAGGGGGTATTCGCGGCACGGCGGAGCTGAGGCAGCGAGTCGATTCAGGCAAGGCAGACCTGGCTTTCAGCATGTACCCCACTTCCATACAGGAATTGGTGGACGTATCCGATAACGGAGAGCTGATGCCGCCCAAGTCAACATGGTTCGAACCCAAAATTAAATCCGGATTCATCGTACATACTTTTTAA
- a CDS encoding DUF1844 domain-containing protein, translated as MSESTPENGDKLNPDQQQQLLFVMLIQQHEQIAMMGMGKVQNPATGKSERDLKAAKYAIDTLMMLQKFTEGNLPGELGSYLNQTLTNLRLNYADEKKKGDGSDQKENKKADTEGSNDKEN; from the coding sequence ATGAGTGAATCGACACCAGAAAACGGAGATAAGCTTAACCCTGATCAACAGCAGCAGCTTCTGTTTGTTATGCTTATTCAGCAGCACGAGCAGATCGCGATGATGGGCATGGGGAAAGTCCAGAATCCTGCAACCGGTAAATCGGAGCGGGACCTGAAGGCCGCCAAATATGCCATCGATACATTGATGATGCTGCAAAAGTTTACGGAAGGGAATCTTCCGGGTGAACTGGGATCCTATCTCAATCAAACCCTGACCAATCTGCGGCTTAACTATGCGGATGAGAAAAAGAAGGGAGACGGTTCTGATCAAAAAGAGAATAAAAAGGCCGATACGGAGGGCTCGAACGATAAAGAGAATTGA
- a CDS encoding NUDIX hydrolase, with amino-acid sequence MTQLTAAGGVLYRPADDELLVLLIFRNGVWDLPKGKAEKDESVEECAAREVAEEAGIPEPVIETFLCSTYHEYDMNGKRYGKTTHWYSMREATVSEMQPQREEGITKVEWTSLHEAINKTGYENLKTVLIAFAGVTEDRAGG; translated from the coding sequence GTGACACAACTTACTGCAGCAGGCGGTGTACTGTATCGGCCTGCTGACGATGAACTGCTTGTTCTTCTAATCTTCAGAAATGGGGTTTGGGACCTGCCAAAAGGCAAAGCCGAAAAAGATGAAAGCGTAGAGGAGTGCGCAGCCAGAGAGGTTGCCGAGGAGGCGGGTATACCTGAGCCGGTTATTGAAACATTTTTGTGCTCAACCTATCATGAGTACGATATGAACGGTAAAAGGTACGGCAAGACCACCCATTGGTACAGTATGAGAGAAGCAACCGTATCAGAAATGCAGCCGCAGAGAGAGGAAGGAATTACAAAAGTGGAGTGGACTTCACTGCATGAAGCGATTAATAAAACCGGCTACGAAAACCTGAAAACCGTTTTGATTGCGTTTGCAGGAGTAACCGAAGACAGGGCTGGTGGTTAA
- a CDS encoding energy transducer TonB — MSDRKKPDADLRNYYTVFWELGLLVTLVICIIAVRVDITGAETEEYVLEEQEIVEMEEIIQTRQIETPPPPPRPPVPVEVPNDEIIEDVDIDISADLDFGSTLDMPPPPPPAEDEEEEDFFVVVEDMPELIGGLEGLQKKIRYPEMARRAGIEGRVYIQFIVNEQGQVENPQVVRGIGGGADEEALRVVSQAQFKPGMQRGRPVRVQYSLPIFFRLQN; from the coding sequence ATGAGTGATCGCAAAAAACCAGATGCTGATTTAAGAAACTATTATACTGTTTTCTGGGAGCTTGGACTCCTTGTAACTCTTGTTATATGTATTATAGCCGTCCGTGTCGACATTACAGGTGCCGAAACGGAAGAGTATGTACTGGAAGAACAGGAGATCGTTGAAATGGAGGAAATTATCCAGACGAGACAGATTGAAACACCTCCCCCGCCACCGCGACCCCCAGTCCCGGTAGAAGTTCCCAACGATGAAATTATCGAAGATGTTGACATCGACATTTCCGCTGATCTCGATTTTGGAAGCACCCTGGACATGCCTCCTCCACCACCACCCGCTGAAGATGAGGAAGAGGAAGATTTCTTTGTGGTTGTTGAAGATATGCCCGAACTGATTGGAGGTCTTGAGGGACTACAGAAGAAGATTCGCTATCCCGAGATGGCACGACGTGCAGGAATCGAAGGACGCGTTTACATCCAGTTTATTGTGAATGAACAAGGCCAGGTTGAAAACCCTCAGGTTGTCCGCGGTATCGGCGGCGGCGCTGACGAAGAAGCCCTGCGAGTAGTAAGCCAGGCACAATTTAAGCCCGGCATGCAGCGCGGACGCCCGGTTCGTGTACAATACAGCCTGCCCATTTTCTTCAGACTGCAGAATTAA
- a CDS encoding VanZ family protein translates to MIDRIIQLFIRHKQISYALFFLTTLAILLLTLMPPDNLGSHSLFQYDKLGHFMMFFCWTLIYGILSFARKGSKKTNLIAIFIVASLFGVTIEFLQRVMPYGRSAGLYDVIADILGSFSATALLKLLKLRLQRYNGNG, encoded by the coding sequence ATGATCGATCGTATCATTCAACTATTTATCCGCCATAAACAGATCTCTTATGCTCTGTTTTTCCTTACCACACTGGCCATTCTGCTGCTTACCCTTATGCCTCCCGACAACCTTGGAAGCCATTCACTTTTCCAATACGACAAACTTGGGCATTTTATGATGTTCTTTTGCTGGACTCTTATTTACGGCATTCTTTCATTTGCCCGAAAAGGGTCGAAAAAAACAAATCTGATTGCCATTTTTATCGTTGCATCGCTATTCGGAGTTACAATTGAGTTTCTTCAGAGAGTGATGCCATACGGCCGCAGTGCCGGTTTATATGATGTGATTGCAGATATTCTTGGCAGCTTTAGTGCCACAGCCCTTCTCAAGCTGCTGAAATTACGCCTGCAAAGATATAACGGGAACGGTTGA
- a CDS encoding NAD(P)H-hydrate dehydratase, protein MSDQIHIPPENKLFTVAQSREADRFTIDEFGIDGFTLMEQAASGAAEIIRKEAGISKKGLFICGKGNNGGDALAAARYLSEQSGHSIHVWMCMGSENLSADAEKNLKLIHKLIGYQSNITILDSSPFNDPEENNYDYIVDGIFGSGLTDDVREPVAGIIEKINDSGLPVFAMDIPSGLDADSGLIRGVCVQGSHTITFGTVKIGFYLNGSDKVTGQVHLVPLPFPEYGMTYDSVLINNRLESTIPAIDRKAEHKYDDGVVHIIAGSKGLTGAAIMAAKSAWKSGAGAVILYTTENLLQIYEKNLPQIIKKTVGNPSDDQFKPGHAEEILSSVLSKPGVVLAGPGMGTDSETRKFLTELLERYSGPLILDADALAGFDELKDISSEQKKNWILTPHIGEAVNYLGMVFDKENDSERLAAAVKFSEKFECSIVLKGNPTFLIHYGNKKYITGYDTSPFTRAGFGDVLSGTISANLGITHNIPVSVVQALLSGHQKYNQLAEDDVFGPEHLT, encoded by the coding sequence ATGAGCGATCAAATTCACATACCACCGGAAAACAAGCTCTTCACGGTTGCACAAAGCCGTGAAGCAGATCGCTTTACAATTGATGAATTTGGCATCGATGGGTTTACCCTCATGGAGCAGGCAGCCTCCGGTGCGGCTGAAATTATTCGCAAGGAGGCCGGTATCAGTAAAAAAGGCCTCTTTATTTGCGGAAAAGGAAACAATGGCGGTGATGCACTTGCAGCAGCACGTTATCTCTCTGAACAGTCGGGGCATAGCATACACGTCTGGATGTGTATGGGCAGTGAGAATCTATCGGCAGATGCGGAGAAAAATCTGAAGCTGATACATAAACTGATCGGTTACCAGTCAAACATTACTATACTTGACTCCTCTCCATTCAATGATCCCGAGGAAAATAATTACGATTACATCGTAGACGGAATCTTTGGGTCCGGGCTTACAGACGACGTCAGGGAACCGGTTGCCGGGATTATCGAAAAAATAAATGATTCCGGGTTGCCTGTTTTTGCAATGGACATTCCTTCTGGGCTGGATGCGGATAGCGGCCTGATCCGGGGAGTGTGTGTGCAAGGCAGCCATACCATTACGTTCGGAACCGTTAAAATCGGATTTTACCTGAATGGTTCCGATAAGGTTACCGGCCAGGTGCATCTGGTGCCCCTCCCCTTTCCGGAGTACGGTATGACGTACGATTCCGTATTAATTAATAATCGTCTGGAAAGCACAATTCCCGCCATAGACCGGAAAGCGGAACATAAGTACGATGACGGGGTGGTTCACATTATTGCAGGTTCAAAAGGGCTGACCGGTGCAGCAATCATGGCTGCCAAAAGTGCCTGGAAATCGGGTGCTGGAGCGGTCATACTATATACTACGGAAAACCTTCTGCAGATATACGAAAAGAACCTGCCTCAAATCATCAAAAAAACTGTCGGAAACCCCTCGGATGATCAGTTCAAGCCGGGTCATGCAGAAGAAATACTTTCATCTGTACTATCAAAGCCGGGAGTGGTTTTGGCCGGTCCCGGTATGGGCACCGATTCAGAGACGCGTAAATTTTTGACGGAGCTCCTTGAACGGTATTCGGGGCCATTGATTCTGGATGCCGATGCTTTGGCCGGTTTCGATGAACTTAAAGACATCAGTTCAGAGCAAAAGAAAAACTGGATTCTGACTCCACACATTGGCGAAGCCGTAAACTATCTGGGTATGGTATTTGACAAGGAGAATGATTCTGAGCGGTTAGCGGCTGCCGTAAAATTTTCGGAAAAATTTGAATGCTCTATAGTTTTAAAGGGTAATCCAACATTTTTAATACATTACGGAAATAAAAAATATATAACCGGATACGATACATCCCCTTTTACACGGGCCGGATTTGGCGATGTGCTCTCGGGAACCATTTCAGCAAACCTAGGAATAACTCATAATATCCCGGTCTCCGTAGTACAGGCGCTACTATCCGGCCATCAAAAATATAACCAACTAGCAGAAGACGACGTTTTCGGCCCCGAGCATCTTACCTGA
- the proS gene encoding proline--tRNA ligase: MAKRITNRSEDYSQWYLDVIKEAQLAEHSPVRGCMVIRPTGYALWENMKGALDQMFKETGHENAYFPLFIPKSFLSKEAQHVEGFAKECAVITHSRLQSAEGGVEVDPESRLDEELIVRPTSETIIWDSYRNWIQSYRDLPILINQWANVVRWEMRTRLFLRTMEFLWQEGHTAHATEKEAVEEAEQMLEVYRTFAEEYMAMPVVTGLKTESERFAGAVDTYCIEALMQDGKALQAGTSHFLGQNFAKAFDVKFQDRNGEHRYVWATSWGVSTRLIGGLIMTHSDDNGLVLPPKLAPVQVVIVPIYRDDEQRETVLEYARPIQESLKEKGITVKLDNRDNYKPGWKFAEHEAKGIPVRIAVGPRDVENGNLELARRDTLEKSIIPAAGISEHVSELLETIQAELYGAAKKRMDENTREVDSYEEFKKEIENGGFIYAHWDGSAETELRIKEETKATIRLIPLNSDSAEGACMVTGKPSKQKVLFARSY, translated from the coding sequence ATGGCTAAACGCATTACCAACCGCAGCGAAGACTATTCACAATGGTACCTGGATGTCATAAAAGAGGCTCAGCTTGCAGAACACTCCCCTGTAAGAGGCTGCATGGTGATTCGGCCAACCGGCTACGCACTGTGGGAAAACATGAAAGGGGCGCTCGACCAAATGTTCAAGGAAACCGGTCACGAAAATGCCTACTTTCCGCTCTTTATACCGAAATCCTTTCTTTCCAAAGAGGCACAGCACGTGGAGGGTTTTGCCAAAGAGTGTGCTGTTATCACGCATAGCAGGCTGCAAAGTGCTGAAGGCGGAGTTGAGGTTGATCCGGAATCAAGACTCGACGAAGAGCTGATTGTACGGCCAACGTCCGAAACCATTATCTGGGACTCCTACAGAAACTGGATTCAATCCTATCGCGATCTGCCCATATTGATCAACCAATGGGCTAATGTAGTGCGCTGGGAGATGCGCACCCGCCTTTTTCTGAGAACCATGGAATTTCTCTGGCAGGAAGGCCACACTGCTCACGCAACCGAAAAAGAAGCGGTGGAAGAGGCAGAACAGATGCTCGAAGTGTACAGAACATTTGCCGAGGAATATATGGCTATGCCGGTTGTGACCGGACTGAAAACCGAGTCGGAGCGTTTTGCAGGTGCCGTTGATACCTACTGCATCGAAGCACTGATGCAGGATGGCAAAGCACTGCAGGCAGGAACGTCCCATTTTCTCGGGCAGAATTTTGCAAAAGCATTTGATGTGAAATTTCAGGACCGTAACGGTGAACACCGGTATGTCTGGGCTACCAGCTGGGGAGTATCCACGCGGCTTATCGGGGGACTCATCATGACCCATTCCGATGACAACGGCCTTGTGCTCCCCCCAAAATTGGCGCCGGTTCAGGTTGTGATCGTTCCTATCTACAGGGATGATGAACAGCGCGAAACAGTACTTGAGTATGCGCGCCCGATCCAAGAATCACTCAAAGAGAAAGGGATTACCGTTAAGCTGGATAATCGCGACAACTACAAGCCGGGATGGAAATTTGCCGAACACGAAGCCAAGGGAATACCCGTTCGTATTGCCGTTGGCCCACGCGATGTAGAGAACGGCAACCTGGAGCTTGCCCGCCGCGATACTCTGGAAAAATCGATTATCCCGGCCGCAGGCATCTCGGAACATGTGTCAGAGCTTCTGGAAACCATTCAGGCTGAACTTTACGGCGCTGCCAAAAAACGTATGGACGAAAATACGCGCGAGGTTGACAGCTATGAGGAATTCAAAAAAGAGATAGAAAACGGCGGCTTTATATATGCCCACTGGGACGGGTCCGCTGAAACGGAATTGCGTATCAAGGAGGAGACCAAGGCAACCATTCGCTTGATCCCCTTGAACAGTGATTCCGCTGAAGGAGCATGCATGGTAACCGGAAAGCCTTCCAAACAAAAAGTTCTTTTTGCCAGATCCTATTAA
- a CDS encoding GIY-YIG nuclease family protein yields MYHVYVLHSPVYDKIYIGYSSDVGVRFIYHNQGPKKGWSSRYRPWYLIWLEAYQGKKEAMIRERQLKSARGRRWIREELIRACWV; encoded by the coding sequence ATGTATCATGTCTATGTGCTGCATTCACCGGTGTACGATAAAATCTATATCGGGTACTCTTCTGATGTAGGAGTCAGGTTCATTTATCATAACCAGGGACCAAAAAAAGGGTGGTCCAGCCGCTATCGCCCGTGGTATTTGATCTGGCTGGAAGCTTACCAAGGCAAGAAAGAAGCGATGATCCGAGAGAGACAACTCAAAAGCGCACGTGGCAGAAGGTGGATTCGCGAGGAGTTGATCAGGGCTTGCTGGGTGTAA